A part of Aspergillus flavus chromosome 1, complete sequence genomic DNA contains:
- a CDS encoding thioesterase-like superfamily-domain-containing protein yields MTKRRLGRCMMFGLKPAQVQEAGEVLQQIARDWRELIAGSEGYLTDATRRGLFRQSVAWGEMDTIGHVNNVTYVRYAETGRVYMTRNFATHIDPAHKKEWMNIVGNTGIGIILRSIKIDYKFPMKYPDEVTVYHKVAHDPSSSHSHKDAFHLQAVIISEAKQRPAARVHEDLVIYDYKRGKKAEMPPFMLDQFKSTWELQEKAKTFWQQRILDIEARVRTLEMESWDREDAVEDTGSAKK; encoded by the exons ATGACAAAGAGGAGATTGGGCAGATGCATGATGTTTGGCCTGAAGCCGGCACAAGTCCAAGAAGCCGGAGAGGTACTCCAACAAATTGCGAGAGATTGGCGTGAGTTGATCGCTGGAAGCGAAGGTTACTTAACAGATGCGACAAGGAGGGGCCTGTTCCGGCAGAGCGTTGCTTGGGGAGAGATGG ATAC CATAGGCCATGTTAATAATGTCACTTACGTCCGATACGCCGAAACTGGACGGGTATACATGACTCGCAACTTTGCCACGCATATAGATCCGGCTCATaagaaagaatggatgaATATTGTCGGAAATACCGGAATTGGAATCATTTTGAGGAGCATCAAGATCGATTACAAATTC CCCATGAAATACCCCGACGAGGTCACTGTCTACCATAAAGTAGCACATGAcccatcttcttcacattcACACAAAGACGCATTTCATCTGCAGGCCGTAATTATATCAGAAGCAAAGCAACGGCCAGCTGCCCGCGTCCACGAAGACCTGGTAATATACGATTATAAGCGAgggaagaaggccgagatgCCACCATTCATGCTGGATCAATTCAAATCCACCTGGGAGCTTcaagagaaagcaaagacatTCTGGCAGCAGCGGATCCTCGATATTGAAGCAAGGGTGCGAACGTTGGAAATGGAGAGTTGGGATCGCGAGGACGCCGTCGAAGATACAGGGTCCGCGAAGAAATGA
- a CDS encoding uncharacterized protein (domain of unknown function-domain containing protein): protein MRSIVLSALAAGFAQAYTVTNVGLFMFKNIDPLVVPGKYTSHMHSFFGSDAITANTKTSEELQKGCSTAKNPNDYSTYWVPTLYHVDGSNYTAVPIFRFSAYYVDVNSAEIAIPQNMKLLAGNATATSQDGVDGNAGIQWFCDSQAGEEKDDAAFPTETCKYHLQTLLLFPDCANPDTLEYAYSANPDWVDGYGKNRCPIGMKRIPRLRFSIRYDLRNILPDGWSGSPPLELACGSSYCSHGDFINGWLPEAADNMVKDASSNDREYFQVSGPNGAGDEGSLCDAEDAQDSDPTHGTSDYWESVMMVNPGISTLLFFWSTYSSEDGESLAIAPSE, encoded by the exons ATGCGCTCTATCGTTCTGTCTGCCCTGGCGGCGGGATTTGCACAAGCTTACACGGTGACGAACGTTGGGTTGTTCATGTTCAAAAACATCGATCCCCTGGTGGTCCCGGGAAAATACACCAGCCATATGCATAGTTTCTTTGGCTCCGATGCTATCACTGCGAACACTAAAACATCTGAGGAGTTGCAGAAGGGCTGCTCCACGGCCAAGAACCCCAACGATTATTCGACATACT GGGTTCCAACCCTCTATCATGTCGATGGTTCAAATTATACCGCAGTACCTATCTTCAGATTCAGCGCGTACTATGTCGACGTCAACAGTGCCGAGATTGCAATCCCCCAAAACATGAAACTTCTGGCGGGCAATGCCACTGCTACGTCCCAGGACGGCGTGGATGGCAACGCTGGCATTCAATGGTTCTGTGACAGCCAggcaggagaggagaaggacgaCGCAGCCTTCCCAACGGAGACGTGCAAGTACCATCTGCAgactcttctcctcttccccgACTGTGCCAACCCAGACACTCTAGAGTATGCCTACTCGGCCAACCCAGATTGGGTGGATGGCTACGGCAAGAATCGTTGCCCAATTGGTATGAAGCGTATCCCTCGTCTCCGGTTCTCTATCCGCTACGACTTGCGGAATATCCTGCCAGACGGCTGGTCCGGTAGCCCTCCCTTGGAACTCGCCTGCGGCTCCTCATACTGCAGCCACGGAGACTTCATCAACGGATGGCTTCCAGAGGCTGCGGATAACATGGTGAAGGACGCCTCCTCCAATGACCGCGAGTATTTCCAGGTCTCGGGTCCCAATGGAGCGGGTGACGAAGGTTCCTTGTGCGATGCGGAGGATGCTCAGGATAGTGACCCTACCCACGGTACCAGCGACTACTGGGAGAGTGTGATGATGG TAAATCCAGGAATTTCCACactacttttcttttggtctACTTATTCCTCTGAGGACGGTGAGAGTCTGGCCATCGCTCCATCTGAGTAA